Proteins from one Mercurialis annua linkage group LG7, ddMerAnnu1.2, whole genome shotgun sequence genomic window:
- the LOC126657376 gene encoding indole-3-glycerol phosphate synthase, chloroplastic-like yields the protein MEGLVSPRVSLRTIPSLHFKSNSSINRLFNLNSPINARFSNLSVRAQQPETDGTVVKEELDESSVLKVKEWEVNMFHNEVAAIQGIRIRRRPPTGRPLHYVGPFEFRIQNEGNIPRNILEEIVWHKDTEVAQLKERKPLAQLHKSLANAPPTRDFVGALKAASARTGFPGLIAEVKKASPSRGILREDFDPVEIARAYEKGGAACLSVLTDEKYFKGSFENLEAIRNAGVKCPLLCKEFIIDAWQLYYARAKGADAVLLIAAVLPDLDIKYMTKICKMLGLAVLVEVHNEREMDRVLGIEGIQLIGINNRNLETFEVDISNTKKLLEGERGQLIRERDIIIVGESGLFTPDDIAYVQEAGVRAVLVGESLVKQSDPGKGIAGLFGKDISL from the exons ATGGAAGGATTGGTTTCACCTAGGGTTTCTCTTAGAACTATTCCTTCACTTCATTTCAAATCCAATTCCTCAATTAACCGCTTATTCAACCTCAATTCTCCCATTAACGCCCGTTTCTCCAATTTATCAGTCAGAGCTCAACAG CCGGAGACAGATGGTACAGTGGTAAAAGAGGAGTTGGATGAATCGAGTGTGCTAAAAGTGAAGGAATGGGAAGTGAATAtgtttcataatgaagtggcTGCTATTCAAGGGATTCGAATTAGGCGCCGCCCGCCTACTGGGCGGCCTTTGCATTATGTTGGACCGTTCGAGTTTCGTATTCAGAATGAGGGCAATATTCCTAGAAATATTCTTGAGGAAATTGTTTGGCATAAGGATACTGAAGTTGCTCAA TTGAAAGAGAGAAAGCCTCTTGCTCAATTGCATAAATCTTTGGCGAATGCTCCTCCTACTAGGGATTTTGTTGGAGCTCTTAAGGCAGCTAGTGCTCGAACTGGGTTTCCGGGTTTGATTGCTGAAGTTAAGAAGGCTTCGCCAAGTAGAGggattctaagagaggattttGATCCG GTTGAAATTGCCCGAGCTTATGAAAAGGGTGGCGCTGCATGTCTTAGTGTGTTGACTGATGAAAAGTATTTTAAG GGGAGTTTTGAAAACCTGGAGGCCATAAGGAATGCAGGAGTTAAG TGCCCACTGTTGTGTAAAGAGTTTATCATAGATGCATGGCAGCTCTACTACGCTCGGGCTAAAGGCGCAGATGCTGTTCTTTTAATTGCTGCTGTTTTGCCTGATCTTGATATCAAGTACATGACTAAGATATGCAAAATGCTTGGTTTGGCAGTACTTGTCGAG GTGCACAATGAGAGGGAAATGGATCGTGTTCTCGGAATAGAGGGAATTCAACTTATTGGTATCAACAACCGTAATCTTG AAACATTTGAGGTCGATATCAGTAATACAAAGAAGCTCCTTGAAGGAGAACGTGGTCAACTTATCCGAGAAAGAGACATAATT ATAGTTGGGGAATCCGGTCTATTTACTCCCGACGATATTGCTTATGTACAAGAAGCTGGTGTGAGAGCA GTTTTGGTTGGGGAATCTCTTGTGAAACAGAGTGACCCTGGGAAGGGAATAGCTGGACTTTTTGGTAAAGATATTTCATTGTGA
- the LOC126656511 gene encoding ribulose-1,5 bisphosphate carboxylase/oxygenase large subunit N-methyltransferase, chloroplastic — protein sequence MAEASKIFQTTLIPSPLRLKPPPCFIFHHHPPNSVHKKHQTTAIRCSSSSAPSVSTATAIVPQMVPWGCDVDSLENAAALEKWLYGNGLPDQKMGIDKVEVGERGLVALKNIRNGEKLLFVPPSLVITADSEWTCPEAGEVLKQYSVPDWPYLATYLISEANLQQSSRWSSYISALPRQPYSLLYWTRAELDRYLEASQIRVRAIERITNVIGTYNDLRLRIFSKHPDLFPEEVFNLETFKWSFGILFSRLVRLPSMDGKVALVPWADMLNHSCEVETFLDYDKSSQGVYFTTDRQYQLREQVFISYGRKSNGELLLSYGFVPREGTNPSDSVELSLSLKKSDKCYKEKLAALKKHGLSASQCFPVRVTGWPVELIAFAYLAVSPPSMSTQFDELAAAASNKTNSKKDVKFPEMEEKALQFVLDSCEISISKYTKFLQESGSMDLDVTSPKQLNRRLFLKQLAVDLCNSERRILFRAQNVLRTRLRDIRKGELKALNLFEGFRNLFK from the exons ATGGCGGAAGCTTCTAAAATATTCCAAACCACACTCATCCCATCTCCTCTCCGCCTCAAACCACCGCCGTGCTTTATCTTCCACCACCACCCACCAAATTCAGTACACAAAAAACACCAAACTACAGCAATTCGCTGCTCATCATCATCGGCACCGTCAGTTTCGACGGCGACAGCAATTGTGCCCCAGATGGTGCCTTGGGGTTGTGACGTAGATTCTTTAGAGAATGCGGCGGCGCTGGAAAAATGGCTGTATGGTAATGGTTTGCCTGATCAGAAAATGGGTATTGATAAAGTTGAAGTAGGGGAACGAGGTTTGGTTGCTTTGAAGAATATTAGGAATGGTGAGAAGTTGCTGTTTGTTCCTCCTTCTCTTGTTATCACTGCTGACTCG GAATGGACCTGTCCAGAGGCTGGTGAAGTGTTAAAACAGTATTCCGTTCCTGATTGGCCTTATCTTGCGACCTACTTGATTAGTGAGGCAAATCTTCAGCAGTCTTCTAGATGGAGCAGTTACATTTCAGCGCTCCCTCGACAACCTTATTCTCTTTTGTACTG GACACGTGCAGAACTAGATAGGTACTTGGAAGCTTCACAGATCAGAGTGCGTGCAATTGAAAGGATTACCAATGTTATCGGAAC ATACAACGATTTAAGGCTTAGGATCTTTTCAAAGCATCCTGACTTGTTTCCTGAAGAG GTATTCAACCTGGAGACTTTCAAGTGGTCATTTGGCATTCTTTTTTCCCGCTTG GTTCGTTTACCTTCAATGGATGGAAAAGTTGCCTTGGTTCCTTGGGCAGATATGCTAAACCATAGTTGTGAG GTTGAGACCTTTTTGGATTATGATAAATCATCTCAAGGTGTTTACTTCACAACAGATCGACAATACCAGCTACGCGAGCAG GTGTTCATATCATACGGAAGAAAATCTAATGGAGAGCTGTTGCTATCATATGGATTTGTTCCAAGGGAAGGCACTAATCCTAGTGATTCAGTAGAATTGTCATTGTCTCTGAAGAAGTCTGACAAATGCTACAAGGAGAAGTTAGCAGCTCTTAAGAAGCACGGTTTGTCAGC ATCTCAATGTTTCCCTGTTCGAGTCACTGGTTGGCCGGTGGAGTTAATAGCATTCGCTTATTTAGCAGTAAGCCCTCCAAGTATGAGTACGCAATTCGATGAG CTGGCTGCAGCAGCATCAAATAAGACGAACAGCAAAAAGGATGTCAAATTCCCAGAAATGGAGGAAAAGGCGTTGCAATTTGTATTGGATAGTTGTGAAATAAGCATATCAAAATACACCAAATTTTTGCAG GAAAGCGGATCAATGGATTTAGATGTAACATCCCCGAAACAACTTAACCGAAGATTGTTTCTAAAACAGCTAGCAGTAGACTTGTGTAACAGCGAGCGGAGGATACTGTTTCGTGCTCAAAAT GTATTGCGGACAAGATTGAGGGATATAAGGAAGGGTGAATTGAAAGCTCTGAATCTTTTTGAAGGGTTTAGAAACCTTTTCAAATGA
- the LOC126656515 gene encoding uncharacterized protein LOC126656515, translating into MEISSVDSTPIKMMSHQLAVSSLSPPPTADTCMPPDLPPPAAPAPPTPTGGGGRRRRVRPVRLFYFNSYTTLGPNWEESAQQPPVAATLHGQTCYGNRRANKELCHAINKRFG; encoded by the exons ATGGAGATTTCTTCCGTAGACTCAACTCCGATCAAGATGATGAGCCACCAACTG GCTGTGTCGTCTCTCTCCCCTCCTCCCACGGCAGATACTTGTATGCCTCCAGATCTTCCTCCGCCTGCTGCTCCAGCTCCTCCTACTCCTACTGGTGGTGGCGGCCGCCGTCGTCGAGTGAGGCCTGTCCGCTTATTTTACTTCAATTCCTACACCACCCTTGGGCCGAACTGGGAGGAATCAGCTCAACAACCACCTGTGGCTGCAACACTCCATGGACAAACGTGTTATGGGAACAGGAGGGCCAACAAGGAATTGTGCCATGCAATCAACAAACGTTTCGGGTAG